Genomic window (Nitrospira sp.):
CTCGAACGTATTGACTAACGGTTATCTGCTTCGCCGCTACCTCCTTTCCAAAAGAATTTCTCCGATGCTACCGAGTCTTCTTAAAGTCGTGTGATGCTCACCGGATCGGTGGTACATCCACTCCCCACCGTGGCGGTTAAAATAGTCGTAGACGGTTGGTGCGTGATGCCGGTTAGATTCCTCAGGCTGTCATCGGCATAAATCGCGGTGTCATTCGCGGGATCGATGACGTCAGGCAGGCGGCCAGCGCCGTCATAGACCTAGCTGATATCCGCCGCGAGTCCGGGGGGGAGGAGGAAGGCCATGAGTGCGACGATCCACACGAGACCTATGCTCCACCACCAGCTGCGCGGCAGGGTCACATTCATCGGAACTCCGATCGACTCTTTCTTCGTGTGCTGCGCAGGTTCCGGTGTGCTCGCCCTGGGTTAGACTCATTAGGGGTTGAAGTCTACGCTCATCTGCGCCCGATACAAGCACCGAAGATGGCCTTAGCCATCAGAGGGGTGCGGGCCATATGGCTCTATGGACGAGGAGACGAGGCGTTGAAGGACGATGGTGTAAAAGTCCAAGATCTGCGTGACGGCCTCTTCCGCTCCGTCGAGCAGTTTTTGCACTTCTTCGACATAGATCTCCGTCGTCGCATAGTGCTGATGCCGCATCATCTGCACACGTGTCGGATTCGCATCATTGAGCAAGGCAAAGGTGGGGGTCGAGTGCCGCAGACTATGCACCACGATGCTTGATTTCCTCATACCAGCTAACTGCAGTCTCCTCCGTGAGAATTCGGTGAATCGCTCTTGGACTCATCGGCTTTCCCCTTCAATTCTCTCGGCTGCAGCGCCAGGCAGGACACTATTCCAAACCGGGAGCAAGAGTGAGACAGGGTAGGCCGTGCTGCCATCGGACTCAAGTCCCACGATCTTCAGGTGCACGTCTGAATCCTCCAGGTCACGTCGGAATATGCGCTTCTCCATGACTGTGACAGCGAACGTTCGCAATCCGCGGCTGCCATAGGTAGTTCTTTGGAGTGACGTGTTACACCTTCGGCTCTTGCTGTGTCGTACAATGGATGCCTCCGCCACCGGCTGCGATGCCGTCAATGTTGATCTGAACCACGTCTCGACCAGGAAACGCGCGTTGCAATTCACGCTTGGCAGCCGCATCGGTTCGCAGATCTCCAAACTCAGGAGCAATCACCGCGCCATTGCAGACATAAAAATTGATGTAGCCAGCGGCGAAGTCGGCGTGTGCAGATTGCTCTCGTGCCGGTGCCTCCAGAGCGATGACCTCCAGCCTACGACCGTCGAAATCCGTTGCCCTGCGCAAAATGTCCAGATGCTGTTGAGCCACCGCGTAATCGAAGGACTTGGGATCAGGATCAGAGCCAGCGATCACGACCCCAGGGCGTGCGAAACGGGCGCAAAAGTCGGTGTGTCCATCGGTGATCTCTTGACCCGTGATACCAGGCAACCAGATGATCTTCTCCAACCCGAGTACCCGCTTGAGTTCCCGCTCGCACTGGGCCATGCTCACACCAGGATTGCGGTTCTCATTGAGCACACAACTCTCGGTGATGATCGCGGTACCGTGGCCGTCCACCTCAATCCCGCCGCCCTCAAGGACCAAGTCAGTCTGCATGCGGCGCACACCCGCTCGCTGCGCGACGAACGAGGCGACGTTGGCGTCTTGATGGAACTCCTGCTTCCCACCCCAGCCGTTGAAGTTGAAGTCAACTGTGGCTTTCTCCCCGTGTTCGGTCACGACAAACACCGGGCCGGTGTCGCGCATCCACACGTCATCAAGCGGGCAAAGAATCAGCTCTACTTTGGATCCCATCAGTTGTTTGGCTCGTCGCAAGTCCATTGGACGAACCAACATTGAAACCGGCTCGTACTTAGCGATGGTCAGGGCAATTGTTGCCAAGTTGCGCTGAACCTCCGGCAAGAGCTTCTTGCCCCATATTTTTTGGCTGGCCCCAAAGGCCATCCAGGTACGCTCGTGTGGGCCACATTCGTCCGGCATGAACCAACCGTCATTGCTATTCGCCATTGCGAACGCTTCCTTTGCGCCAAATACAGTGGCTGCGGTCAGTAGACCAAGATAGTGAATAATGGTGCGCCGCGTGGGCATGAAGTTTCTCCTCGAAGTCCGAGTCCTAGGCACATGGACTCGAAAGACCTCAGGAACGGCCCGTGATTAATGTTTTGACGGGATGGTACATCCGTTCCACATGACACCGCCTAGATCTGCGTCACCGCATCTTCCGCGCCCTCCAGCAACCGCTGCACTTCTTTCACATAAATCTCCGTCGTCGCATAGTGCTGATGCCGCATCATCTCTTGCACCCGCGTGGGATTCGCATCATTGAGCAAGGCAAAGGGGGGGGTGGAGTGGCGGAGACTGTGGACCACGATGCCGGGTTTTTTCACGCCGGCGAGGAGCAGCCCTTCTGTAATCATGCGATGAATCGCGCGCGTCGACAGCCGCTTCCCGGCCGGCGTTACCACACTTCCCATATGATCGAAACAAACCGCACTCGCAAAAAGCGGATCATGCTCCTTCAGCGGTTTCATTGGTCCTCAGCCATACACACGTATGGATCACCGAGCGGAGTGGCCGATAACGTCCTCGGACGCCGTCGGCCCTCGTGCCAGGGGCGTCCCTCTTCACTCCCACGTCCAGAGAGGATAGATGAGGCTTTGGATGTGCATGCGGCGTACGGGACCAAAGTATCGAGCATCGTAAGAACGGTTGTTGGTGTCCGACATCAACAAGAGTTCCGTTGGAGCAAGCACATGATCGGTGATACGAAACCGTGGCAGCGGTCGTCCCATCGGATCCGCCTCAAAGGGTTGACTCGCTGGCATGAGCGTTCCATTGATCGTCACACCATCATCGGTCACGCTCACTACATCGTTGTGGGCAGCAAGGACTTTTTTCATCATGTAGCCGTATCCGCCAGGGCAGAATCCCGCCCCGATGTAGCCCCGCTCCTTCGCCAGGTCAAACTCCGAACGCTCCGGTGGGCAGAATAGCACATACGCCCCTTTCTCAATCGAATCGTTCGACATCAGATAGAGACCGAGCGGAATGCTGCGCGTCGTGTTGAAACGAAGACCTGATTGATGAGCCAGGACGAGGCCCAGTGCGAGACAGAGACCCGCAATCACAATCGGGTGACGGAAGCGGCTCTCCCAGGTCGTCATAGCTCGATCTTCACGGTCTGTGGCACGTGCGGCTCACAGAGCCTGTCGCTGATTGCTGGCGGTGGAATAGCCGCCCGAGCCGCGAAAATAGGATCGTGAAAAAAGAGTGGTTGGCGGCCGTAGATCGCCGGAAATCCTGCGACGTAGATCACCATGTCCCCGGCTTCCATGATCTGTCCCTGCGCGTCTTTCTTCGGCCCCGGCATCCGGAGACATTCATCGGGGGTGAGCAACGGCCGTTGCACCTCGTGGTGCGTGCGCGATTCCTGGGCCTGGATGGCGCTCATGCGGCGTCGGCTCACCGTCAGTTTTTCCTGAATGACGGTCGTTTGTCCCGTGAGACGGGACAGATGTTCAGCGGTTTCGAGGCGATTCGGGGGAAACGCATTTTGGATATGGCAGTTGGAGCTAATGGCTTCATCCGCCCCGTACCCGGTCTCACGGCTCTTGAGTTGGTTGATGTCCTGGCAGATCAAATAGAACTTCAGCCCATAACCCGCCATGAACGCGAGGGATTCTTGGAAGATCTCGAGCTTGCCGAGACTCGGAAACTCATCGAGCATGCCGAGCAAGCGATGTTGATAGGCTGCGTGAGTCGTGAGCGGTGGTTGAGTGGACCGGACACCCCTTCCCTTACACAATCGACTCCACCAGGATGTGGGCGCGGTCTCACGATGAACGGCAATCGTGTCGGTGAGTAAGCGTAGCGCCATGGCCACGAACACGCGAATCAGCGGACGCAGCCGGGCTTTGTCGTTCGGCTTGGTGACAAGGTACAGACTCACCGGACTTGGATGGTGCATGAGATCTCGAATCTTGAATTCTGAGGCACTGACGTTGTGGGCGACGAGGGGATCGCGATACAGCGCGAGGTAGGATTTCGCAGACGAGAGGACCGAGCCTGCTTCCTCCTCCGGCCGATCTTTCATGTCTCGAGCCGCGGCGCCCACCACCGGATGCACCTGCCCGTTCACGTGACCATAGGTCGTCATCTCCTCCCACAGCTCGCCGATTTTCCGTTGGGGATCGGCCAGCATCCGATCGACGGCGGGTAAGGAGGTGGTGGTGCCGTCGTGCCGAGCTTTATACAGCGCATGCAGCATGACGCCCACCAGCAAGGCTTGGCTCGTCTTCTGCCAATGAGATTCCAGGCCCCGTCCGTCTGGATCGACCAGGATCGTGGCCAGATTCTGGACGTCGGCCACTTCGTGTTCGGTCCCGAGCCGAACTTCATCCAGCGGATTCCACCGCACACTGCCCTGTGCGGCGGCCGGTTCAAAACGCAGCACGTTATTCTTCGCGTGGTGCTGTCGCCATCCGGCGGTGAGCTCCCACAACTCCCCTTTTAGATCCGCAATGAGGGCGCTATGCGGCCAGGACAACAGCGTCGGAATAACCAAGCCGACCCCTTTGCCGGATCGGGTCGGCGCATAGGTCAACACATGCTCCGGCCCACTGTGGCGCAAGTAGTGCAGCGTGCCCTTCGCATCCATCCACCCACCCACATACACGCCATCGGCTGAGGGGCGCGGCGAGCCCTTGACCCAATCTATGACCGTGCGTGCGCGAGGCAGCAACGTGGCGGCTTCAAGATCCTCTCGGTTGGCCCATCGTGCCGAGCCGTGCAGGAATGGATTCGGTCGAGGCCGTGACGCCTGGACGGTGCGCGCGATGGCGAGACACAACAACCCGCTTGCCGCCACGATCATGCCGAATCCTCCGGATTGTCGGAGCTGCAGCGGATAGTCGCTCGTCCAACGGGAGGCCCATTCAAGAATGGCCCAGGGCTTATACAGTCCACCGACATGGTCGCCTAACACCTCCTGATAGTTGAAGGTATAGGCGAAAAATTGTGTGGCCGACTGCAATCCAAAGACGAGGGAGGCACAGGCCAAAAAGGGAATCACCAGGCCTGGTTTGGGGTGTGGGGCTCGAACTTGGGGACCGACCGCATTGTTGTAGGTCGTGCTCATCGCCGGCGTCCTTTTCCAAGCCTGATCGCACCTGAGGCATTCAGATGAAGCGTGCGCCCTCGTGTGAACGAGGTGAGTCGCCCGTAGGTCGCCTCATCGATGGACAACACTACAATTTCGTCCTGTCGATGGACCAACGCGAAAGACCTGCCGTCGATCTTCTGCACAGCACCGAACTGCACAATCCCCTGGTCTCGTGCCTCGAAGCGTCTGACGGTCGGCGTCCGAATGATCTGTAACCGTTTTCGTTCCTGTTCCGCAAGATGGCGAAGCACGGCATCACTCGGCGGGGTGAGTGGTATCGGAGCGGTTTGCGTCGGACCTGTGTTGGACTGGGTATCCCGTGTGGGTGGGCGTCGGGATTCCTGAGTAAGATGTTGCCGCTGCTGTTCCAGCCTCGCGTCATCGAATCGAATGGTCAGACGAGAGTGAGCCGCCACCTGTGCCACACGAGTTTGAAACGCATCGGAGCCTGACACCGCGATCGTAGTCCCGTACTTCTGTATCGCGAGCCGGAGCGCCGCGTCTATTCCTTCGTTCGTGACTTCGCGCGAGACCTGGAGACGGGCCCCATCGTCCCGGACGGCCGAGAGCCCAACACGATAAATGATGGTCCCTTGTTTCGTAATGTAGTCTTGATGCGCACCCACGACCGCTTTCACGAAGCTGGTTCCAACTGCCGCGATCGTGTCGCCGGTGAGACCGCGGGAGGCGTCTCTGGCGCGTAACGCGCGCAGCGCCTCTGTATTACCCGCAAGCGCCTGCTGTCGGAGCCAATCAGCCCATGTCAGTCTCTGATAGCGTGCCGTGATGGCGGCACAGTCCTGTCGATGTCGATCGACAATCTGATGGAGATCGGACCGAAGCGACTGCGACACCTTCGCGTAGAGCAGTTTCTTCGTGATCCGTCCCCTCATGGTCAATTTGATCGTGTCTCGTTTGATCTGTCCGGCTCGCTTGGCCGCATCGATGTGCTGCGTCTTCCGGCTCCGCGCCTCTTGCATCGCGACAGCTCGCCTTTGAGCGCGGACGAGCCGGTCTTGTTGATACCGCTCATAGAGCGCTGTCGTATCCATGCGGCTGCGCACCGGCTTCGGTTCGTAGCGGCGTGTGGGCTTCGCGGTTTGGACGATACCGGGTGGTTGAAACCGACCGAGACGCCGTTCGAGGGACATCTTGGAGAGATCCCGCGCCACCGAGCTGGCCCGCACAAAGGTCCCCTGCCCGTCCGTGATGACCAACCCTTGGCCGCGTGGTTGGATGGCCAAGCCATGCTGATGCAGCACCTGATGCAATGCAGACCAGGTGTCTGCCGACCGAAGTTCGTGAAGACACTCCCGTTGCATCCAGCCGATCAGGCTTTCGGTGCCCGCCTGCCGCTCCATATCTGACGCCCGATTCTCCCCACTGGTTTTCCGGACCTGGTGCTGGTCCCGTTCGAGATGAAAGGCCTCCTCCAAGCTGTCGCACAGTTCTCCAAAAGCCTGATAGGCCTTGTACGGCTCATGCAGGGTATAGCGGGTCGGATGAATTTTGTTGATGGCCAGATGCAGATGGACATTGTTGGTGTCATGGTGGAGCACACTCACCCGTTGGTGCTCACCAAATCCCAGTCGGTGACAGATGCGAGCTTCGATCGCTCGAACGGTCGCCGCCGAGGGGAGCTCACCAGGCCGGAAACTGATGATGAGATGATAGGTCTTATCCGACTGCGCTCTGGTGTTGAGCGATTGGGTATTGAGCATTTCCAGTGACGCGGCGTCGTGCCGGTCGCTGTGGCAATTGGTCACCGTGATCTCTCCGACCCGTTCCTGTCGACCGTGGGTGTTGGTGAGATAGTCCACGAGGGACACGACATTGCTCTTCCGCAGCGTTCGCATCGGGACATGCTTGATGATCATGTGTCGTCGTCCTTCTGTGAACTCGTGCGTGGGCTCGTGCCTGGACTTGAAATGGGTTCGGCCTGTGGCCGAAGGACCTTCTGCATCAGCACGAGCATCTGATCTTGTGTCCGGTCGATCTTCTTCAAGGTCTCACGGATGGTGCGGGCATCGATCCCCGGGGCGGGCTTCCCACTGGAGAGCCAGAGCTTCATGAGTCCGCCGAGTCGTCCCAGATCGCCATTGATTTTGACCAGCTCTTCGACCTGATGATGGTCCACGATGCTGCGAATGGGATAGCCCATGCCGACACGCAACAGGTAGGACGACTTACTCAATCCGGTCGAGTGGGCTTGTTGCTCGATGGTCTCCCGCTCGTCGGGGAAACAATAGACTTTGATCGGTTGGTAATCCTTGCGATTCTTTGGTGCTCGAGTCTTCATCCGCCTGTTCCGCAGGATAGATCCCCGTTGAGCGCGCAGGCGCGAAGAAGGGAACTGTGAAGGGTGGCCGACCAGTTTACTGGTGGGCCCCCTTCACCTATCCTGCCCAGCACACTCTCGTTCTTTCTTCCTATAACAACATTAAGCATTGTACTGCAAGCGTTGATTCTGGTAGTGATAGGTTTCATTTCTCTGGATAGCGTGTGCTTACCGCGTTGTTTACACGTTGTTGGCTCGTGTAGGTGATGATTGTCCCGAGGAAGGCAGGGAGCACGAATGGCACACAGTCTGTCGGCGCGGATTGCAGAGCGTGTCAGCAAGTACCCGGCGTCCCCCCGTGAACGCAATCGCGCCGTCTTTCTCGCGTTGCTCCCAGAGATTCGTCAGGCGATGGACGAGGGCTGGTCCGTGATCACGATTTGGCGGACACTACACGCGGAACAGAAGGTGACCTTCAGCTATCAGGCCTTTCGTCTGTACGTGAAGAAGTGGATCCTGGCGCCCGCGAGAACCCGAACCGGTACCACGCCTCTTCCGCGCGAGCCGGTCCCCGCGAAAGGGACCACGGGCTTTACGTTTAATCCTGTTCCCAACAAGGAGGAACTCATCTAATGGCATCCATTCATCTGATCTTGCAAGGCAAAGGCGGTGTCGGCAAATCCATGATTGCGGCGTTCATCGCTCAGTACAAACTGGGCAAAGGCAAACTCCCGCTCTGTTTCGATACCGATCCGGTCAATGCGTCGTTTGAGGCCTACAAGAACTTGAAGGTGTCCCGGCTGAGCATTCTGCAGCACGAGGAGATCGATCCGCGCCGGTTTGATCAGTTGATTGAACAGATCGCGAACGCGAAAACTGATGTGATTATTGATAATGGCGCGAGTTCCTTCGTGCCGCTCTCGGCCTATGTGCTGTCGAATCACGTGCCGACCTTGCTGCGCGACATGGGCCATCAGCTCATCGTGCATACGGTCGTCACCGGAGGACAAGCTTTGCTCGACACGCTCACCGGGATGACGCAGCTCATCCGTCAGTTCCCGGCTGACGTCCCCTTCGTCGTCTGGTTGAATCCGTACTGGGGGCCGATCGAGTTGGAGGGAAAATCCTTTGAGCAGATGAAGGCTTATCGGGAGCACAAAGATCGGATCTCGGCTGTCATCCCGCTCCCGGAGTTGAAAAAGGAAACGTTTGGGCGGGATCTCAGCGACATGCTCCAAGCCCATCTGACCTTTGATGAGGCCAGCGCCCTCCCCTCGCTCACGATCATGGCACGGCAACGGTTGTCGATCATCAAGAAGCAGCTCTTTGAACAGTTCTCGGCTGTGCCGGTGTTGTGATGGGCGAGGACCCCACCGACGACTTGCTCAAGGACATTGCCTCGAAGCATGGCGTGGCGCTGGACAGAGCGGACCCGATTTTGATGGTGCAGACCATGCACGCTAGGTTATTGGCCGAGAGCCGGTCCGCGCAACACGCCATGCTCGAGGACTATCGCACCACGCTCGAAGGCCTACTCGATCGATGGAGCACGGAGACGACAGCCAAAGCGGAGCGGATCGTCACGGCCTCGCTGACCGCGAGCACGGAGACCATGAAGGCGCAGATGGCGACTCACACCACGGACCTGGCCCGTACCATCCGGAAGGAAGTCACCGAGGTAGTGGAAACGACCGAGACGCGACTGCGCAGGGCCACTACAGTGGGGTACGTGAATCTCCTCGCAGCACTCGTGACCTTTCTCTCAGCCGTCGTGGTCTATTGGACGCTCCGACCGTAACTCGTGAGTCCACCCCAACAGATTGTGGCGACATCCGCACAGAACCGATGCCTAAAGAGTAGGCAACGTGCTCAATCGGTCTTCATTCGTGAACATTCAGCGCAACTGCTCGATCTGTTCACACGGTTATCCCCAAAACATGGGGACAGTGGGGCGGCTGATGAGGCGAGCACTCGCGCCAGCCAACAGCCTCAGAGGGCTGGCACGCCTGCAACGCCCTATCCGCCGACATCGGAATCGGGCGTTCCCGCCCCGTAGTGGGTGAGGGGCGGGACACGCGATCAAAGGAAAACGTCGTGATTCCCTCCCCTCTCACCTGCTGTCCCATCCCACCAGCGCCAATCCTCCTCAACCTTTCGGCGCGGGTAACGCGTGAGGATAGTGTTTGGCGAGGATTCGGTTCAGCCGCTGGATCAGATCCGGTCGCTTAAAGGTCACATGCCCATTGTGATTCTTGAAGAGCCGAATGGAGACATAATCATTCTCGGCAAGCTTCGGCCAGACTGACGACGCCTGCATCGCCGTTGAAATCAGACTGTAGGACGCATGGCGGTAGTCAGCCTCTGGCTTGCCGTCGCACAGATGAAATACGCGCAACAGGTCGTCGAGGTGATCGGTTGCGGTGTGATTGGCACTGCCGTACGAGGTCAGATACGTCATCACGATCCGCTTCCCGAATTTCTGCGGTTGGTTGGTTGTGTAATCCCATGAGAGCCGCTTAAAACACTCGATCACGCCTTGGTCAAACATCTCCTCACGTGATTCGTGGAGCGTCGAGAAGGTACTCACAATCGCCTCACGAGTCAGTTCCGGCACCTTCCCGCCGTGGATTTGCTCATCCACCGCCTTTCGCTTCGACGCGCACATGATCGAGCGCAGACCGGAGTCGTTCAATAGCGTCGTCCATCCTCCGGCGTCCACAGAGGCCTGTAACGTCTCCAACAGCGTCGTCCGATTGGCACCCTCATCCGTTACGCGGATGCCGTGACCGCGCCAATCACGGGATAATGAAATATCTGGAAAGCCAATCCGGGCGGCGAGCGCCAGGGCGTGCGCCTGCTCCAGCTTTGCCAGCGCCTCCTGAAACAAGGTCATGACCGCCTCCCGTTGTTGCAACAGATTGGCAATGCTGAGGCTCGGAATCAGTTCGTGTTCTGCTCCTGCTTGGCCGTCTGGCGTCACAAAGATGGTCTCTGGATTCATGTCCCCGTCCTTTCTTTTCCTGATTTATAAGCCTGCCCTGATGATCATGTGGTTGTGGTCGTCCTTCGCTCGTCGGCCGACGAGCGCATGAGCCGCGCGGGATCGCTGGGTCTTGTCCGCGATGAACTCGCGCAACTCGATCCCATCCCACTCTGTCGGAATCAGGCCGGAGTGAATTGCACCCATGATGTCGTGACGAATGTTCCTCAACAGATCGCCGACGAATTGGCGTTGTGCTCGTTTCGTCATGGTTCACACCTCCTCGTGGTGGAAGTCGCCAACGGTGGCGTGTTTCCCACAGGCTTGACAGATCGCCACAGAGGCGTCGTCATATTCATGGCTGCCATGATCGGAGGACAGATCTGATCCGTCATCCCAGAGCAACACGTACGTTGTCACCTCGACCGTGAAGGGTCCCCAGCTGTGGCAATCCGGGCAGTGCCAGCCTTCTAAACAGTTGGTGTTGGGTGATGTCTTGTGAGCATGATGTGTCATGTATGCCTCTTTCTGTGTGTGCATGATCACTATGCAAAAGTCTCATGAGCGTTCAGCCAGCCAGAATCGGCAAACGACACATAGCGCTCATCACCCATGACGATATGATCCAACACGCGAATCCCGAGGATGTCGCCTGCACGGACGAGTCGATCCGTCAGCGCCCGGTCTTCCTGACTCGGCGTCGGATCACCGCTTGGATGGTTATGCGCGAATAGCACCCCCGCCGCATTCATGCACGCCGCTGCCTTGAATGCTTCACGTGGGTGGACGATCGACAGATTGAGTGATCCGACGGACACCACCTGATAGCCAACGACGGTATTCTTGGAGTCGAGAAACACCGCGACAAACTCCTCGTGTGGTTTGCCTTCAAAATGTGAGTGCAGTAATCGGTAGACATCCCCCGACTCTTGAATCCTCGGCACTCCGTACAGCGGCGCGTGTGCTTCCTTCACCACCTGCAACCGATACAGCGGGACCAACACCTCGCCGCTTGCTTTCTGTGTGCCCGTTCCTGTTACTGCTTTCTTAGCCATGTTTGGGCCTCCTGGTTCGTAAAACGTGGTGAGGGAGCCGGAACGGTTGCTGCCGTTCCGACTCCCGTTTTCTTTTCACCGTAGCTTCAATCCAGCTTCGGCGAGGTAATTGAGATAGGCCAACCCATCGATCTGACAAAGGTTGAGATCCAATCGATCAGCCAAATGCCGGATATCGGTGAGGAAGTCAGCAATTAGCGTCTCGTCGTCCACGCCGTGCTCCCGTAACCCGGCCACGCGGTAATACTGAAGCGCCTGTTGCGCCCGATCCGCCCGGATCTCATTCTGTGTTTTCTTTTTCGTTCGCACATTCGGTCTACACATCACTGCTGCTTTCATTTCTCTCTCCTTTCAGTTTGAGCTGTCTCCCTATGAGAACAGCCACCCACGAGACCAACGGCCACATCGCGTCGACCGGCCCACCGGTCTCTTTCAAAAACATGTGTTGCGCCTCTCACGCACAGCAGGAGGCGCAACAGAACATCCGAGTCTGGGGCCTCGGACGGCTGCGAGC
Coding sequences:
- the traF gene encoding conjugative transfer signal peptidase TraF, with the protein product MTTWESRFRHPIVIAGLCLALGLVLAHQSGLRFNTTRSIPLGLYLMSNDSIEKGAYVLFCPPERSEFDLAKERGYIGAGFCPGGYGYMMKKVLAAHNDVVSVTDDGVTINGTLMPASQPFEADPMGRPLPRFRITDHVLAPTELLLMSDTNNRSYDARYFGPVRRMHIQSLIYPLWTWE
- a CDS encoding agmatine deiminase family protein, producing the protein MPTRRTIIHYLGLLTAATVFGAKEAFAMANSNDGWFMPDECGPHERTWMAFGASQKIWGKKLLPEVQRNLATIALTIAKYEPVSMLVRPMDLRRAKQLMGSKVELILCPLDDVWMRDTGPVFVVTEHGEKATVDFNFNGWGGKQEFHQDANVASFVAQRAGVRRMQTDLVLEGGGIEVDGHGTAIITESCVLNENRNPGVSMAQCERELKRVLGLEKIIWLPGITGQEITDGHTDFCARFARPGVVIAGSDPDPKSFDYAVAQQHLDILRRATDFDGRRLEVIALEAPAREQSAHADFAAGYINFYVCNGAVIAPEFGDLRTDAAAKRELQRAFPGRDVVQINIDGIAAGGGGIHCTTQQEPKV
- a CDS encoding TraK family protein, yielding MAHSLSARIAERVSKYPASPRERNRAVFLALLPEIRQAMDEGWSVITIWRTLHAEQKVTFSYQAFRLYVKKWILAPARTRTGTTPLPREPVPAKGTTGFTFNPVPNKEELI
- the radC gene encoding DNA repair protein RadC — its product is MAKKAVTGTGTQKASGEVLVPLYRLQVVKEAHAPLYGVPRIQESGDVYRLLHSHFEGKPHEEFVAVFLDSKNTVVGYQVVSVGSLNLSIVHPREAFKAAACMNAAGVLFAHNHPSGDPTPSQEDRALTDRLVRAGDILGIRVLDHIVMGDERYVSFADSGWLNAHETFA
- a CDS encoding conjugal transfer protein TraL — translated: MASIHLILQGKGGVGKSMIAAFIAQYKLGKGKLPLCFDTDPVNASFEAYKNLKVSRLSILQHEEIDPRRFDQLIEQIANAKTDVIIDNGASSFVPLSAYVLSNHVPTLLRDMGHQLIVHTVVTGGQALLDTLTGMTQLIRQFPADVPFVVWLNPYWGPIELEGKSFEQMKAYREHKDRISAVIPLPELKKETFGRDLSDMLQAHLTFDEASALPSLTIMARQRLSIIKKQLFEQFSAVPVL
- a CDS encoding DUF4942 domain-containing protein, whose protein sequence is MNPETIFVTPDGQAGAEHELIPSLSIANLLQQREAVMTLFQEALAKLEQAHALALAARIGFPDISLSRDWRGHGIRVTDEGANRTTLLETLQASVDAGGWTTLLNDSGLRSIMCASKRKAVDEQIHGGKVPELTREAIVSTFSTLHESREEMFDQGVIECFKRLSWDYTTNQPQKFGKRIVMTYLTSYGSANHTATDHLDDLLRVFHLCDGKPEADYRHASYSLISTAMQASSVWPKLAENDYVSIRLFKNHNGHVTFKRPDLIQRLNRILAKHYPHALPAPKG
- a CDS encoding tyrosine-type recombinase/integrase; translated protein: MKPLKEHDPLFASAVCFDHMGSVVTPAGKRLSTRAIHRMITEGLLLAGVKKPGIVVHSLRHSTPPFALLNDANPTRVQEMMRHQHYATTEIYVKEVQRLLEGAEDAVTQI
- a CDS encoding type IV secretory system conjugative DNA transfer family protein; translation: MSTTYNNAVGPQVRAPHPKPGLVIPFLACASLVFGLQSATQFFAYTFNYQEVLGDHVGGLYKPWAILEWASRWTSDYPLQLRQSGGFGMIVAASGLLCLAIARTVQASRPRPNPFLHGSARWANREDLEAATLLPRARTVIDWVKGSPRPSADGVYVGGWMDAKGTLHYLRHSGPEHVLTYAPTRSGKGVGLVIPTLLSWPHSALIADLKGELWELTAGWRQHHAKNNVLRFEPAAAQGSVRWNPLDEVRLGTEHEVADVQNLATILVDPDGRGLESHWQKTSQALLVGVMLHALYKARHDGTTTSLPAVDRMLADPQRKIGELWEEMTTYGHVNGQVHPVVGAAARDMKDRPEEEAGSVLSSAKSYLALYRDPLVAHNVSASEFKIRDLMHHPSPVSLYLVTKPNDKARLRPLIRVFVAMALRLLTDTIAVHRETAPTSWWSRLCKGRGVRSTQPPLTTHAAYQHRLLGMLDEFPSLGKLEIFQESLAFMAGYGLKFYLICQDINQLKSRETGYGADEAISSNCHIQNAFPPNRLETAEHLSRLTGQTTVIQEKLTVSRRRMSAIQAQESRTHHEVQRPLLTPDECLRMPGPKKDAQGQIMEAGDMVIYVAGFPAIYGRQPLFFHDPIFAARAAIPPPAISDRLCEPHVPQTVKIEL
- the traJ gene encoding conjugal transfer transcriptional regulator TraJ, translated to MKTRAPKNRKDYQPIKVYCFPDERETIEQQAHSTGLSKSSYLLRVGMGYPIRSIVDHHQVEELVKINGDLGRLGGLMKLWLSSGKPAPGIDARTIRETLKKIDRTQDQMLVLMQKVLRPQAEPISSPGTSPRTSSQKDDDT
- a CDS encoding relaxase/mobilization nuclease domain-containing protein — protein: MIIKHVPMRTLRKSNVVSLVDYLTNTHGRQERVGEITVTNCHSDRHDAASLEMLNTQSLNTRAQSDKTYHLIISFRPGELPSAATVRAIEARICHRLGFGEHQRVSVLHHDTNNVHLHLAINKIHPTRYTLHEPYKAYQAFGELCDSLEEAFHLERDQHQVRKTSGENRASDMERQAGTESLIGWMQRECLHELRSADTWSALHQVLHQHGLAIQPRGQGLVITDGQGTFVRASSVARDLSKMSLERRLGRFQPPGIVQTAKPTRRYEPKPVRSRMDTTALYERYQQDRLVRAQRRAVAMQEARSRKTQHIDAAKRAGQIKRDTIKLTMRGRITKKLLYAKVSQSLRSDLHQIVDRHRQDCAAITARYQRLTWADWLRQQALAGNTEALRALRARDASRGLTGDTIAAVGTSFVKAVVGAHQDYITKQGTIIYRVGLSAVRDDGARLQVSREVTNEGIDAALRLAIQKYGTTIAVSGSDAFQTRVAQVAAHSRLTIRFDDARLEQQRQHLTQESRRPPTRDTQSNTGPTQTAPIPLTPPSDAVLRHLAEQERKRLQIIRTPTVRRFEARDQGIVQFGAVQKIDGRSFALVHRQDEIVVLSIDEATYGRLTSFTRGRTLHLNASGAIRLGKGRRR